The Lycium barbarum isolate Lr01 chromosome 10, ASM1917538v2, whole genome shotgun sequence genome includes a region encoding these proteins:
- the LOC132615314 gene encoding succinate dehydrogenase [ubiquinone] iron-sulfur subunit 3, mitochondrial-like produces the protein MSRNIIKEGVKKVGRLTKSERFPILEGHPIGQEHGKEAVESVGNLKKAMKLGVDKAKKTKEFRIYRWSPDNPSQKPFLQSFFIDLPSCGPMVLDALQKIKGEEDSSLSYRRSCREGICGSCSMNIDGVNTVACLKPIDTDTSRPTTITPLPHMFVIKDLVVDLTNFYQQYKSIEPWLKTRKPPQDRREYRQTPEDRKKLDGLYECILCACCSTSCPSYWWNPEEFLGPAALLHAYRWISDSRDDFASERLQGITEDKGRLYRCRTIRNCTACCPKSLNPANAINKMKARHLIDTPVEDLEAEPEPRFGQA, from the exons ATGTCAAGAAACATAATAAAAGAAGGGGTGAAGAAGGTGGGGCGTTTGACAAAAAGTGAAAGGTTCCCTATACTTGAAGGGCACCCAATTGGACAAGAACATGGAAAAGAAGCAGTGGAGTCTGTTGGGAACCTTAAAAAAGCCATGAAATTAGGTGTTGATAAAGCTAAGAAGACTAAGGAATTCAGAATCTATAGGTGGAGTCCTGATAATCCTAGCCAAAAGCCCTTTCTTCAATCTTTTTTTATTGACCTTCCTTCCTGTGGCCCCATG GTTCTAGATGCATTGCAAAAGATAAAGGGGGAGGAAGATTCAAGTTTGAGTTATAGGAGGTCATGTAGAGAAGGAATATGTGGATCATGCTCGATGAACATCGATGGGGTTAACACAGTGGCATGTCTCAAGCCTATTGATACAGATACAAGCAGGCCAACTACCATCACTCCTCTTCCTCACATGTTTGTCATCAAAGATTTGGTCGTTGATCTCACTAATTTCTACCAGCAGTACAA GTCTATAGAGCCATGGTTAAAGACACGAAAACCGCCCCAAGACAGGAGAGAATATAGGCAAACACCAGAGGATAGGAAGAAGCTTGATGGGTTATATGAATGCATATTATGTGCTTGCTGCAGCACTTCTTGCCCTTCTTACTGGTGGAATCCGGAAGAGTTCCTTGGACCTGCTGCCTTGCTCCATGCCTATCGATGGATCTCCGACAG TCGAGATGATTTTGCGAGTGAGAGATTGCAGGGGATAACAGAGGACAAGGGGAGGTTATATCGGTGCAGGACTATAAGAAATTGCACAGCATGTTGCCCCAAAAGCCTTAATCCTGCTAATGCCATAAACAAGATGAAGGCTAGGCATTTAATTGATACGCCAGTGGAGGACCTTGAAGCTGAGCCCGAGCCTCGTTTTGGGCAAGCCTAA